Within Thermus sp. CCB_US3_UF1, the genomic segment CGTGGCCCGCACGTGGGGGGCGTAGGGGAGGCCGGAGGGCAGGTCCAGGGCGAGGATGGGGAGGCCGCTGGTGTTCATCCTCTCCACAAGCCCTGCGTAGAGGCCCTCCAGGGGTCGCTTGAGCCCGGTGCCGAAGAGGGCGTCCACCAGCACCTCCCCCCCCTTCCAGCTGGCCTCCTCCAGGGGGCGGATCTCCAGGCCGTGGGCGGCCAGGGCCTGCCGGGCCAGAAGGGCATCCCCTTCCTGCCCTTCCGCCGCGTAGACCCGCACCGCCACCCCTTCCAGGTGGAGGTGGCGGGCCAGGACCAGCCCGTCCCCGCCGTTGTTGCCCTTGCCCGCCAGGACCACCGCGGGGGCCTGGCCAAAGAGCTTTCGGTAAAGCCGGGCCGCCTTCATCCCCGCCCACTCCATGAGGAGAAGGGTAGGGTAACCCAGGGCCGCCGCCTTCTGGTCGGCTTCCCGCATGGCCTCGGGGGTGAAAAGCCTCATCCCCTTCAGCCTACCGCGTTACCATGGGGATGGTGGAGCGCCTGGAAGAAGCGCGGCGGAGGCTTAGAGAGGCCCAGCGGGTGGCGGTCCTCACCGGGGCCGGCATCTCCAAGCCCTCGGGCATCCCCACCTTTCGCGACGCCGAGGGGCTTTGGCGGAACTTCAACCCCCTGGACTACGCCACCCCCGAGGCCTACGCCCGGAACCCGGAGAAGGTCTGGGCATGGTACGCCTGGCGCATCGCCAAGGTACGGGAGGCTAGGCCCAACCCCGCCCACCTGGCCCTGGTGCGCCTCGAGGAGGCCCTGGCCGCCCGAGGGGGGAGCTTCCTCCTGGTAACCCAGAACGTGGACGGCTTGCACGCCCGCGCGGGGAGCCGGAGCTTGGTGGAGTTCCACGGCAACCTCCTGCGGGCCCGCTGCGAGGCCTGCGGGGAGCGGTTTCCCCTGCCCGACCCCTTTACCCCCCCACCCTTCTGCCCCCGGTGCGGCCACAGGGCCCGGCCCGATGTGGTCTGGTTTGGGGAGTTTCTGCCGGAAGGGGCTTGGGCGCAGGCGGAGAGGGCCTTCGCCGAGGCTGACTTCGCCTTGGTGGTGGGCACCAGCGCCGAGGTGGAGCCCGCCGCCTCCCTGGGGCGCATCGCCTACGCCGGGGGGGCCTACCTGGTGGAGGTGAACCCCGAGCCCACCCCCCTCACCCCCCTGGCCCACCTTTCCCTGCGCACGGGGGCGGTGGAGGGGCTGGAGGCGCTCTTGAACGATGGGGGTTAGGGGCTTTCTTCGGGTTTTGGCCGATCTTTGCACCCTGGCCCGGGCGGCGGTGGTGCTCCTGGTCCTCCTCCGGGTGGGCCAGGGGCCGGAGGCCTTGGCCCAGGTGATCCGCCTCCTCCTCTTGGGCTGGACCCTGGACGTGCTGGACGGGGTTTTGGCCCGGGCCTCGAGGCGGCCCTCCCCCTTGGCCCTCTGGGACTACCCCTTGGATGCCGGCCTGGCCTGGGCCGGTTGGGCCTACCTGGCGGGAGCGGGCCTGGTCCCCTTGCCCCTGGCCTGGGCCCATGGGGTCCTCACCCTGGTCCTCCTCCTTCGCTACCCCAGGAAGAGCCTTGCCATGCTCCTCCAGGTCCTTCCTACCTTTGCCCCCTTTCTCCTGGCCCACCGCTTGGCCCCGGAGGCCTTCCGGGAAGCCCTCCTTTGGGCCTTGCTTGCCCTCCTTCTGGACGGAAGGCGGTTTTTGGGGGTGGTGCGGGAGTTTATGGAGGACGTGGGGCTTGGGGTGCCTTCTCCGAGGCGGCCTTAGCCTTCCTCCCGCCTGCCGCGGAAGACCAGGCGGAAGGGGATCTCCTTCAGGCCCAGGTCCTCCCCGATGCGGTTTCTCAGGTAGTTCTCAAAGGCCCGGGTGACGAACTCGGGGTGGTTGACGAAGAAGACGAAGGTGGGCGGGGCCACCTCCGGCTGGGTGGCGTAGAGGAGCTTGAGGGGCCTTCCCTTGAAGTTGGGGAGCTGGACCTTGGCCGTCCACACGGAAAGCCAGCGGTTCAGCTCCGAGGTGGGGACGCGGGTGTGGCTTAGCTCGTGGAGGCGTACCGCCTCGGCGAAGATCCGGTCCAGGTTCTGCCGGGTGAAGGCCGAGGTGTAGACCCGGGGCAGGTGGTCCAGGTGGATAAGCTTCTCCCGCAGGCCCCGCCGCACCTTGGAGGCCTCCTCCTTCCCCACCAGGTCCCACTTGGTGATGACCAGGAGGACGGGTTTCCCCTCCTCCATGGCCTGGTTGGCCAGCTTGAGCTCCCGGTCCCCCACCTGGAAGGGGTCCACCACCAGAAGGACCACGTCGGCCTCGGCCATGGCCCTTAGGCTCCGTCCGATGGCCAGCTCCTCCACCAGGCTCTCGGGGCGCTTGCGGATGCCCGCGGTGTCCACCAGGACGAAGCGGTGGCCCCCGAAGAAGAACTCCACGTCAATGGCGTCCCGGGTGGTGCCGGGCTCCTCGGATACGATGACCCGCTCCTCCCCCAGGATGGCGTTGAGGAGGCTGCTCTTCCCGGCATTGGGTCGGCCCACGATGGCCAGCCGGATGGCCGCCACCTCGGGCTCGGACTCGATCTGCCGCACGGGCAGCTTGGCCCAGATGGCTTCCAGGAGCGCCTCGAGGCCCCGGGCGTGGGCGCTGGAGGTGGGAATGGGGTCCCCGAAGCCCAAGGCGTAGAGGGGGCCTAGGTAGGCCTCGTGCTTGGGGTCGTCCACCTTGGTGGCCACCAGCACCACCGGCTTGCCCTTCTTGCGCAGGTACTCCGCCACCTCGTAGTCCGCCTGGGTGAGCTCGGCACGGCCATCCACGGCAAAGAGGACCAGCTCCGCACTTTCCAGGGCCTGGTCTACCTTTTCCTGGATTTTTTTCTCCCAGTGGTCCCCCGACCATAGCCCTCCCGTGTCCACCAGGAGGAAGCGGCCCCGGTCGGTTTCCACCACGCCTTCCTTCAGGTCGCGGGTGACCCCGGGTACGTCGGCCACCACCGCGCTCCTCTTCCCCAGGAGGCGGTTGAAGAGGCTGGATTTGCCCACGTTGGGCCTACCCACGATCACGACCTTGTGCATCTTCACCCCAAGCAAGAGGGGTGGGAAGCTTCCCACCCCGCCTTCCCCCAGTCTACCACAGGGGGTATGCTGACAGGGTATGCGCGCCTTGGCCGGTTGGCTTCTCCGGCTTGGGGGCTGGCGGTACCACATGCCGCCCCCGCCCTGCAAGCGGTACGTCCTGATCGGGGCCCCGCACACCTCCAACTGGGACTTCTTCGTGGGGATCCTGGCCCTTTGGGCCCTGGGGATCCGGGCGCGGTGGCTGGGGAAGAAGGAGCTTTTCCGTCCCCCCTTGGGCTGGCTCCTTACCCTTATGGGAGGCATTCCCGTGGACCGCTCCCGCCGGAAGGGCCTGGTGGACCAGGTGGCGGCCATCCTGAGGGAAAGGGAGGTGGCCATCCTCATCACCCCCGAGGGCACCCGGGGCAAGGCCCCCTACTGGCGCACGGGCTTCTACTACATGGCCCTTAAGGCCGGGGTTCCCATCGCCTTGGGTTACGCCGATTTCCACCGGAAGGAGGTGGGCGTCGGGGGGTACCTCTGGCCCACGGGGGACCTGAAGCGGGACTTTGCCGCCATCCGCGCCTTCTACCAGGACAAGGTC encodes:
- a CDS encoding NAD-dependent deacylase — its product is MERLEEARRRLREAQRVAVLTGAGISKPSGIPTFRDAEGLWRNFNPLDYATPEAYARNPEKVWAWYAWRIAKVREARPNPAHLALVRLEEALAARGGSFLLVTQNVDGLHARAGSRSLVEFHGNLLRARCEACGERFPLPDPFTPPPFCPRCGHRARPDVVWFGEFLPEGAWAQAERAFAEADFALVVGTSAEVEPAASLGRIAYAGGAYLVEVNPEPTPLTPLAHLSLRTGAVEGLEALLNDGG
- a CDS encoding lysophospholipid acyltransferase family protein; translated protein: MRALAGWLLRLGGWRYHMPPPPCKRYVLIGAPHTSNWDFFVGILALWALGIRARWLGKKELFRPPLGWLLTLMGGIPVDRSRRKGLVDQVAAILREREVAILITPEGTRGKAPYWRTGFYYMALKAGVPIALGYADFHRKEVGVGGYLWPTGDLKRDFAAIRAFYQDKVGLRPEKQGPIRIREEEEEVA
- the der gene encoding ribosome biogenesis GTPase Der gives rise to the protein MHKVVIVGRPNVGKSSLFNRLLGKRSAVVADVPGVTRDLKEGVVETDRGRFLLVDTGGLWSGDHWEKKIQEKVDQALESAELVLFAVDGRAELTQADYEVAEYLRKKGKPVVLVATKVDDPKHEAYLGPLYALGFGDPIPTSSAHARGLEALLEAIWAKLPVRQIESEPEVAAIRLAIVGRPNAGKSSLLNAILGEERVIVSEEPGTTRDAIDVEFFFGGHRFVLVDTAGIRKRPESLVEELAIGRSLRAMAEADVVLLVVDPFQVGDRELKLANQAMEEGKPVLLVITKWDLVGKEEASKVRRGLREKLIHLDHLPRVYTSAFTRQNLDRIFAEAVRLHELSHTRVPTSELNRWLSVWTAKVQLPNFKGRPLKLLYATQPEVAPPTFVFFVNHPEFVTRAFENYLRNRIGEDLGLKEIPFRLVFRGRREEG